One Drosophila virilis strain 15010-1051.87 chromosome 5, Dvir_AGI_RSII-ME, whole genome shotgun sequence DNA window includes the following coding sequences:
- the Patronin gene encoding patronin isoform X21 — protein MDAETQEIRQARQRASVKWLLSKAFNNRVPDNLKEPFYRDHENQERLKPQIVVELGNATLYCQTLSNLYSDPNYQSLNHWSILQTLARKGVPVAESSDMPITETVLIQTNPLRINAHMSVIESLMVLYAKEISSGDRVVAAIRRISGSNYQAPAGQSYEQGLLAWISHACAALKKRIVKELETSVPDEIGTRLQTPDIPPVRDFQDLCDGICLALLISYYCPKVVPWTSVRINYLPAVEDSIHNILLVSSFSQKHLPYGVFHMTPEDITYMRGSMKLNLVLLLTDLFNLFEIHPAKCVCYPGMDGQVPHTNSFSGGALNRRSTPPTEYQTMQSNNFDGNQAEAFVVHKSRGITTLSSMHSQQQQQQQQQQQYQHQQQSQQEPLVPARLRQAKEKNNVESKADERGRRSRRNSSSEDSQLTIENFGGSQDQLNTLGRYERERDRERKLSNTSVEPAVAVRSSIADARGTLQLGYDTDSGSEKQDRETEKYSMRRQASSADNVPTASAHNLSNAGSPLPARNKQHSIDRDYSTVDHYNDARSTGYDPESTPVRKSSTSSMPASPAAWQLDTCDDDLRSLENATKLSTMRMKLEERRRRIEQDKRKIEMAVLRHQEKVCQEDLESCPDVLKWETMSNESKRTPEIDPADMDKYQQSIAIMNMNLQDIQQDIHRLATQQSQMQAQHLQAQQLMQAQQIANMLNQQQTYGSQQHLAEHHYQQRPMQQSFGSSPHLPQAFNAPVSAYNSRPPSRDPYQQQQQQHHSHQQQPMQMPPMQYVNEHGQYMSPPAHYMQPQSIYSDNGAPYNNHSPYGAPPMPQYQQQHQQRNSVYDEYGQPANHFYLHESPPQPHPQRRTWAHSAAAAAYEQQQQAQQQQQQQPLLDVNAWQIQKKMQQQQQQQNWPNRPPSSAGTSQGFVLHQNGGGGGGELQHLFQVQSSPQHGQRIHGGGGSGSANGVQRQQSLTNLRDNRSPKGNMGQPMGMGQHEDMMAPQSICFIGDEEDVDELERNIIESMQSTRISDFVVQQQQRLHHHQQQQQQQQQQQLPTAHSGRGSSSEDYDSGELISNKLNITSGNLTYRIPSPSRPAIQANSFQDPRGGGGNGNGNGSGSGEEQRPEKGFYISFDNDQPKRPKPPLRAKKSPKKEPSRDNVDNQVVLKRESLSQLHNSNNFASEEAKNATAARHSIHNFPGVQANANANPAGNATYNKYTDEPPIQLRQITASAAEPNVHERRHLEDLTNQPQQQQQQQPLSPSRLRAEHSSSSAEAAKKKALVIGVDATNLDPESVDEMERRKEKIMLLSLQRRQQQEEAKARKEIEASQKREKEREKEEERARKKEEQVARRAAILEQHRLKKAIEEAEREGKTLDRPDLHVKLQPQSSNASTPRLRQQRVTRPRPKTIHVDDASVDISEASSLSSRGKKGSSSNLTGYGQLSSNSMKRDFYRGSQDSLTVKESPDDYPSTSSTPIGRRGSYKTSREPAVERGRTLSRISVAKGSTLNFRGRKSNSLMNLCDTDSGLGRATPPRRAPSPGMAASGRHMPSPSGPGSLPPGLISKRRGFDDGSSDTSLIMEYSGPKLYKQPAAKSNRGIILNAVEYCVFPGAVNREAKQKVLEKIARSEAKHFLVLFRDAGCQFRALYSYMPETDQVTKLYGTGPSQVDEVMFDKFFKYNSGGKCFSQVHTKHLTVTIDAFTIHNSLWQGKRVQLPSKKDMALVI, from the exons ATGGATGCCGAAACACAGGAAATACGACag GCTCGTCAACGTGCTTCCGTCAAATGGCTGCTCTCGAAAGCGTTCAACAATCGCGTGCCGGACAACCTGAAGGAGCCGTTCTATCGCGATCACGAGAACCAGGAACGCCTCAAGCCTCAAATCGTTGTGGAGTTGGGCAATGCGACGCTTTATTGCCAGACACTGTCCAATCTGTACTCCGACCCCAACTACCAAAGCTTAAATCACTGGTCAATATTACAGACGCTAGCGCGCAAGGGTGTACCCGTGGCCGAATCGTCGGACATGCCCATTACCGAAACGGTATTAATTCAAACGAATCCGTTGCGAATT AACGCCCACATGTCTGTGATAGAATCGCTGATGGTTCTCTATGCGAAGGAAATATCGTCGGGTGACCGTGTCGTGGCGGCCATACGGAG aATATCTGGTAGCAACTATCAGGCGCCTGCAGGCCAGTCCTATGAACAGGGCCTGCTCGCTTGGATATCGCATGCATGCGCCGCGCTTAAAAAGCGCATCGTCAAGGAGCTGGAAACCAGCGTGCCAGACGAGATT GGTACGCGTCTGCAGACGCCGGACATACCGCCAGTACGTGATTTTCAAGATCTGTGCGATGGCATTTGCCTGGCCCTGCTCATCTCCTACTACTGCCCCAAGGTGGTGCCGTGGACGAGTGTGCGCATTAACTATCTGCCTGCTGTGGAGGACTCCATACACAATATACTGCTGGTGAGCAGTTTTTCACAAAAGCATTTGCCATACGGCGTCTTCCACATGACGCCCGAGGACATAACATACATGCGAGG CTCAATGAAACTAAAtctggtgttgctgctgacgGATTTGTTCAATTTGTTCGAGATACACCCGGCCAAATGTGTCTGTTACCCGGGCATGGATGGACAGG ttccGCACACAAATTCATTCAGCGGCGGCGCCTTAAATCGCAGGTCAACTCCGCCCACCGAATATCAAACGATGCAGTCAAATAATTTTGATGGCAACCAGGCCGAAG CGTTCGTCGTGCACAAGTCGCGTGGCATTACCACACTCTCATCCATGcactcgcagcagcagcagcaacagcaacagcagcagcagtatcagcaccagcaacagtcACAGCAGGAGCCCTTGGTTCCAGCTCGCTTGCGTCaggcaaaagaaaagaacaatGTCGAGTCGAAAGCAGACGAGAGAG GTCGTCGCTCGCGACGAAACTCCTCCAGCGAAGACTCGCAGTTGACTATTGAGAACTTTGGCGGCTCACAGGATCAGCTCAATACGCTGGGCCGCTACGAGCGCGAACGGGACAGAGAACGTAAGCTGTCCAATACAAGTGTGG AACCGGCCGTGGCAGTGCGTTCTTCAATTGCTGATGCTCGTGGCACGCTACAGCTGGGCTACGACACGGATTCGGGATCTGAGAAACAGGATCGCGAAACCGAAAAGTATTCTATGCGTCGACAGGCTAG CAGTGCGGACAATGTGCCAACGGCCTCTGCGCATAATCTGTCAAATGCGGGCAGTCCGTTGCCGGCGCGGAACAAGCAACATTCCATCGATAGGGACTACTCGACAGTCGACCACTATAATGACGCCAGATCGACTGGGTATGATCCAGAAAGCACGCCCGTGCGTAAATCCTCAACCAGCAGCATGCCAGCGAGTCCGGCGGCTTGGCAGCTGGACACCTGTGACGATGATTTACGCTCGCTGGAGAATGCCACCAAGTTATCTACGATGCGGATGAAACTGGAGGAGAGACGTCGCCGCATTGAGCAGGATAAGCGCAAAATCGAAATGGCAGTGCTGCGGCATCAGGAGAAGGTTTGCCAG GAGGACTTGGAATCGTGTCCCGACGTCTTAAAGTGGGAGACCATGAGCAACGAGTCGAAGCGTACGCCGGAAATAGATCCAGCTGACATGGACAAATACCAA CAAAGCATCGCCATTATGAACATGAATCTGCAGGATATCCAACAGGATATCCATCGGCTGGCCACGCAGCAAAGCCAAATGCAGGCACAGCATCTGCAAGCGCAGCAGCTGATGCAGGCACAACAAATAGCCAACATGCTGAATCAG CAGCAAACGTATGGCTCGCAGCAGCATCTGGCTGAGCACCATTACCAGCAGCGACCTATGCAGCAAAGTTTTGGCTCATCACCGCATCTTCCGCAGGCTTTTAATGCGCCAGTCAGCGCCTACAATTCCCGTCCGCCAAGCCGCGATCCctaccaacagcagcagcagcagcaccattCACACCAACAGCAACCCATGCAGATGCCACCCATGCAGTACGTCAACGAGCACGGACAGTACATGTCGCCGCCCGCTCACTACATGCAGCCTCAAAGCATCTACAGCGACAATGGCGCCCCTTACAACAACCACTCCCCCTACGGAGCACCTCCGATGCCGCAGtaccagcaacagcaccagcaacgCAACAGCGTTTACGATGAGTACGGCCAGCCGGCAAATCACTTTTACCTGCACGAGTCTCCGCCTCAACCGCATCCACAGCGTCGCACCTGGGCGCActcggcggcagcggcagcgtacgaacagcagcaacaggcacagcaacagcagcagcagcaaccactgTTGGATGTCAATGCCTGGCAAATACAGAAGAagatgcagcaacagcagcagcagcaaaactgGCCTAATCGGCCGCCCTCCAGCGCTGGCACGTCTCAGGGCTTTGTGCTGCACCAAAacggaggcggcggcggcggtgaaTTGCAGCATCTATTCCAGGTGCAGTCTTCCCCACAACACGGTCAGCGGATACATGGCGGgggtggcagtggcagcgccAACGGCGTACAGCGGCAGCAATCGCTGACGAATCTACGTGACAATCGGTCACCCAAGGGCAACATGGGCCAGCCCATGGGAATGGGACAGCACGAGGACATGATGGCGCCGCAAAGTATTTGCTTCATCGGCGACGAGGAAGATGTTGATGAGCTAGAGCGCAACATTATCGAGTCTATGCAATCGACTCGGATTTCCGATTTTgtggtgcagcagcagcaacgccttcatcatcatcagcagcaacagcaacagcagcagcagcagcagctgccgacGGCGCACAGCGGACGCGGCAGCAGCTCTGAGGATTACGACAGCGGCGAGCTGATTTCCAATAAACTTAACATCACCAGCGGCAATCTCACTTACCGCATTCCCTCGCCCTCGCGCCCCGCCATACAGGCCAACAGCTTTCAGGATCCACGTGGAGGGGGCggcaacggaaacggaaacggtAGTGGTAGCGGCGAGGAGCAGCGGCCCGAAAAGGGCTTCTATATATCCTTCGACAACGATCAGCCGAAGCGACCGAAGCCGCCACTGCGCGCCAAGAAGTCACCCAAAAAGGAGCCCAGCAGGGATAATGTGGACAACCAAGTTGTCCTTAAACGTGAATCGCTAAGTCAActgcacaacagcaacaattttgcCAGCGAGGAGGCCAAAAACGCAACTGCTGCCAGGCACAGCATCCACAACTTCCCCGGCGTCcaagccaatgccaatgccaatccAGCCGGCAACGCAACCTACAACAAATACACAGACGAGCCGCCTATCCAGCTGCGCCAAATAACAGCATCGGCGGCCGAACCCAATGTCCACGAGCGCCGGCATCTCGAGGACCTCACCaatcagccgcagcagcagcagcagcaacagccgctcTCGCCATCTCGATTAAGGGCCGAacatagcagcagcagcgccgagGCGGCCAAGAAAAAAGCGCTGGTCATTGGCGTCGATGCGACCAATCTAGATCCG GAATCTGTGGACGAAATGGAACGTCGCAAAGAGAAGATAATGTTGCTTTCCCTGCAACGCCGACAGCAGCAAGAGGAGGCCAAGGCGCGAAAGGAGATAGAGGCATCCCAAAAACGAGAAAAGGAACGAGAAAAGGAGGAAGAGCGCGCGCGCAAAAAGGAGGAACAGGTGGCGCGACGTGCGGCCATATTGGAACAACATAGACTAAAAAAAGCCATCGAGGAAGCCGAGCGAGAA GGTAAAACTCTGGACCGGCCCGATTTACATGTAAAACTGCAGCCACAGTCTTCAAACGCGTCCACGCCGCGTCTTAGACAGCAACGTGTGACTAGGCCACGGCCCAAAACGATCCACGTCGACGACGCCAGTGTGGACATTAGTGAGGCTTCAAGCCTATCCAGTCGGGGCAAAAAAGGCTCAAGTTCAAACCTAACCG GCTACGGTCAACTAAGCTCCAATTCAATGAAAAGAGACTTTTATAGGGGCTCGCAAGACTCCCTTACAGTTAAAg AGTCCCCCGATGATTATCCCAGCACAAGTTCAACTCCGATTGGACGACGGGGATCATACAAAACTTCCAGAG AGCCAGCCGTCGAAAGGGGCCGCACCCTGTCGCGTATATCAGTTGCTAAGGGGAGCACGCTTAATTTCCGTGGCCGAAAATCCAATTCGCTAATGAATTTGTGCG ACACAGATTCGGGACTGGGACGTGCCACTCCGCCGCGGCGAGCACCGTCACCAGGAATGGCGGCATCAGGTAGGCATATGCCATCTCCCTCTGGACCAGGCTCTTTGCCGCCAGGTTTGATATCGAAGCGTCGCGGATTTGATGATGGATCAAGCGATACGTCTTTAATCATGGAATACTCGG GTCCAAAATTGTACAAACAACCAGCGGCCAAATCAAATCGCGGCATTATACTAAATGCCGTTGAGTACTGCGTTTTTCCCGGCGCCGTTAACCGTGAAGCCAAACAGAAAGTGCTCGAGAAGATCGCACGCTCGGAGGCCAAACACTTCCTCGTACTCTTCCGGGATGCGGGCTGCCAATTCCGCGCCCTCTACAGTTACATGCCGGAGACGGATCAAGTGACGAAGCTGTACGGCACGGGACCTAGTCAAGTCGACGAAGTCATGTTCGATAAATTCTTCAA ATACAACTCAGGTGGGAAATGCTTCTCACAGGTGCACACAAAGCATCTGACCGTCACGATAGACGCCTTCACAATACACAACTCACTGTGGCAGGGCAAGCGGGTGCAGTTGCCCAGCAAAAAGGACATGGCGCTTGTGATTTAA
- the Patronin gene encoding patronin isoform X25: MDAETQEIRQARQRASVKWLLSKAFNNRVPDNLKEPFYRDHENQERLKPQIVVELGNATLYCQTLSNLYSDPNYQSLNHWSILQTLARKGVPVAESSDMPITETVLIQTNPLRINAHMSVIESLMVLYAKEISSGDRVVAAIRRISGSNYQAPAGQSYEQGLLAWISHACAALKKRIVKELETSVPDEIGTRLQTPDIPPVRDFQDLCDGICLALLISYYCPKVVPWTSVRINYLPAVEDSIHNILLVSSFSQKHLPYGVFHMTPEDITYMRGSMKLNLVLLLTDLFNLFEIHPAKCVCYPGMDGQDVITRRSQGANVHGICHRRGLTMQPVTPIPDLRSDLDQPPIGSPSNRPPFQVPHTNSFSGGALNRRSTPPTEYQTMQSNNFDGNQAEAFVVHKSRGITTLSSMHSQQQQQQQQQQQYQHQQQSQQEPLVPARLRQAKEKNNVESKADERGDFVAAGRPSNWEQSRRPSFAGRRSRRNSSSEDSQLTIENFGGSQDQLNTLGRYERERDRERKLSNTSVEPAVAVRSSIADARGTLQLGYDTDSGSEKQDRETEKYSMRRQASSADNVPTASAHNLSNAGSPLPARNKQHSIDRDYSTVDHYNDARSTGYDPESTPVRKSSTSSMPASPAAWQLDTCDDDLRSLENATKLSTMRMKLEERRRRIEQDKRKIEMAVLRHQEKVCQEDLESCPDVLKWETMSNESKRTPEIDPADMDKYQQSIAIMNMNLQDIQQDIHRLATQQSQMQAQHLQAQQLMQAQQIANMLNQQQTYGSQQHLAEHHYQQRPMQQSFGSSPHLPQAFNAPVSAYNSRPPSRDPYQQQQQQHHSHQQQPMQMPPMQYVNEHGQYMSPPAHYMQPQSIYSDNGAPYNNHSPYGAPPMPQYQQQHQQRNSVYDEYGQPANHFYLHESPPQPHPQRRTWAHSAAAAAYEQQQQAQQQQQQQPLLDVNAWQIQKKMQQQQQQQNWPNRPPSSAGTSQGFVLHQNGGGGGGELQHLFQVQSSPQHGQRIHGGGGSGSANGVQRQQSLTNLRDNRSPKGNMGQPMGMGQHEDMMAPQSICFIGDEEDVDELERNIIESMQSTRISDFVVQQQQRLHHHQQQQQQQQQQQLPTAHSGRGSSSEDYDSGELISNKLNITSGNLTYRIPSPSRPAIQANSFQDPRGGGGNGNGNGSGSGEEQRPEKGFYISFDNDQPKRPKPPLRAKKSPKKEPSRDNVDNQVVLKRESLSQLHNSNNFASEEAKNATAARHSIHNFPGVQANANANPAGNATYNKYTDEPPIQLRQITASAAEPNVHERRHLEDLTNQPQQQQQQQPLSPSRLRAEHSSSSAEAAKKKALVIGVDATNLDPESVDEMERRKEKIMLLSLQRRQQQEEAKARKEIEASQKREKEREKEEERARKKEEQVARRAAILEQHRLKKAIEEAEREGKTLDRPDLHVKLQPQSSNASTPRLRQQRVTRPRPKTIHVDDASVDISEASSLSSRGKKGSSSNLTGYGQLSSNSMKRDFYRGSQDSLTVKEPAVERGRTLSRISVAKGSTLNFRGRKSNSLMNLCGPKLYKQPAAKSNRGIILNAVEYCVFPGAVNREAKQKVLEKIARSEAKHFLVLFRDAGCQFRALYSYMPETDQVTKLYGTGPSQVDEVMFDKFFKYNSGGKCFSQVHTKHLTVTIDAFTIHNSLWQGKRVQLPSKKDMALVI, from the exons ATGGATGCCGAAACACAGGAAATACGACag GCTCGTCAACGTGCTTCCGTCAAATGGCTGCTCTCGAAAGCGTTCAACAATCGCGTGCCGGACAACCTGAAGGAGCCGTTCTATCGCGATCACGAGAACCAGGAACGCCTCAAGCCTCAAATCGTTGTGGAGTTGGGCAATGCGACGCTTTATTGCCAGACACTGTCCAATCTGTACTCCGACCCCAACTACCAAAGCTTAAATCACTGGTCAATATTACAGACGCTAGCGCGCAAGGGTGTACCCGTGGCCGAATCGTCGGACATGCCCATTACCGAAACGGTATTAATTCAAACGAATCCGTTGCGAATT AACGCCCACATGTCTGTGATAGAATCGCTGATGGTTCTCTATGCGAAGGAAATATCGTCGGGTGACCGTGTCGTGGCGGCCATACGGAG aATATCTGGTAGCAACTATCAGGCGCCTGCAGGCCAGTCCTATGAACAGGGCCTGCTCGCTTGGATATCGCATGCATGCGCCGCGCTTAAAAAGCGCATCGTCAAGGAGCTGGAAACCAGCGTGCCAGACGAGATT GGTACGCGTCTGCAGACGCCGGACATACCGCCAGTACGTGATTTTCAAGATCTGTGCGATGGCATTTGCCTGGCCCTGCTCATCTCCTACTACTGCCCCAAGGTGGTGCCGTGGACGAGTGTGCGCATTAACTATCTGCCTGCTGTGGAGGACTCCATACACAATATACTGCTGGTGAGCAGTTTTTCACAAAAGCATTTGCCATACGGCGTCTTCCACATGACGCCCGAGGACATAACATACATGCGAGG CTCAATGAAACTAAAtctggtgttgctgctgacgGATTTGTTCAATTTGTTCGAGATACACCCGGCCAAATGTGTCTGTTACCCGGGCATGGATGGACAGG ATGTCATCACAAGGCGCAGCCAGGGCGCCAATGTGCACGGAATCTGCCATCGACGGGGCCTCACAATGCAGCCCGTTACGCCCATACCCGATTTGCGCAGCGATCTTGACCAGCCGCCCATTGGGTCACCCTCGAATCGGCCGCCGTTTCAAG ttccGCACACAAATTCATTCAGCGGCGGCGCCTTAAATCGCAGGTCAACTCCGCCCACCGAATATCAAACGATGCAGTCAAATAATTTTGATGGCAACCAGGCCGAAG CGTTCGTCGTGCACAAGTCGCGTGGCATTACCACACTCTCATCCATGcactcgcagcagcagcagcaacagcaacagcagcagcagtatcagcaccagcaacagtcACAGCAGGAGCCCTTGGTTCCAGCTCGCTTGCGTCaggcaaaagaaaagaacaatGTCGAGTCGAAAGCAGACGAGAGAG GCGATTTTGTCGCTGCGGGCCGACCAAGTAACTGGGAACAGAGCCGGCGTCCAAGTTTCGCAG GTCGTCGCTCGCGACGAAACTCCTCCAGCGAAGACTCGCAGTTGACTATTGAGAACTTTGGCGGCTCACAGGATCAGCTCAATACGCTGGGCCGCTACGAGCGCGAACGGGACAGAGAACGTAAGCTGTCCAATACAAGTGTGG AACCGGCCGTGGCAGTGCGTTCTTCAATTGCTGATGCTCGTGGCACGCTACAGCTGGGCTACGACACGGATTCGGGATCTGAGAAACAGGATCGCGAAACCGAAAAGTATTCTATGCGTCGACAGGCTAG CAGTGCGGACAATGTGCCAACGGCCTCTGCGCATAATCTGTCAAATGCGGGCAGTCCGTTGCCGGCGCGGAACAAGCAACATTCCATCGATAGGGACTACTCGACAGTCGACCACTATAATGACGCCAGATCGACTGGGTATGATCCAGAAAGCACGCCCGTGCGTAAATCCTCAACCAGCAGCATGCCAGCGAGTCCGGCGGCTTGGCAGCTGGACACCTGTGACGATGATTTACGCTCGCTGGAGAATGCCACCAAGTTATCTACGATGCGGATGAAACTGGAGGAGAGACGTCGCCGCATTGAGCAGGATAAGCGCAAAATCGAAATGGCAGTGCTGCGGCATCAGGAGAAGGTTTGCCAG GAGGACTTGGAATCGTGTCCCGACGTCTTAAAGTGGGAGACCATGAGCAACGAGTCGAAGCGTACGCCGGAAATAGATCCAGCTGACATGGACAAATACCAA CAAAGCATCGCCATTATGAACATGAATCTGCAGGATATCCAACAGGATATCCATCGGCTGGCCACGCAGCAAAGCCAAATGCAGGCACAGCATCTGCAAGCGCAGCAGCTGATGCAGGCACAACAAATAGCCAACATGCTGAATCAG CAGCAAACGTATGGCTCGCAGCAGCATCTGGCTGAGCACCATTACCAGCAGCGACCTATGCAGCAAAGTTTTGGCTCATCACCGCATCTTCCGCAGGCTTTTAATGCGCCAGTCAGCGCCTACAATTCCCGTCCGCCAAGCCGCGATCCctaccaacagcagcagcagcagcaccattCACACCAACAGCAACCCATGCAGATGCCACCCATGCAGTACGTCAACGAGCACGGACAGTACATGTCGCCGCCCGCTCACTACATGCAGCCTCAAAGCATCTACAGCGACAATGGCGCCCCTTACAACAACCACTCCCCCTACGGAGCACCTCCGATGCCGCAGtaccagcaacagcaccagcaacgCAACAGCGTTTACGATGAGTACGGCCAGCCGGCAAATCACTTTTACCTGCACGAGTCTCCGCCTCAACCGCATCCACAGCGTCGCACCTGGGCGCActcggcggcagcggcagcgtacgaacagcagcaacaggcacagcaacagcagcagcagcaaccactgTTGGATGTCAATGCCTGGCAAATACAGAAGAagatgcagcaacagcagcagcagcaaaactgGCCTAATCGGCCGCCCTCCAGCGCTGGCACGTCTCAGGGCTTTGTGCTGCACCAAAacggaggcggcggcggcggtgaaTTGCAGCATCTATTCCAGGTGCAGTCTTCCCCACAACACGGTCAGCGGATACATGGCGGgggtggcagtggcagcgccAACGGCGTACAGCGGCAGCAATCGCTGACGAATCTACGTGACAATCGGTCACCCAAGGGCAACATGGGCCAGCCCATGGGAATGGGACAGCACGAGGACATGATGGCGCCGCAAAGTATTTGCTTCATCGGCGACGAGGAAGATGTTGATGAGCTAGAGCGCAACATTATCGAGTCTATGCAATCGACTCGGATTTCCGATTTTgtggtgcagcagcagcaacgccttcatcatcatcagcagcaacagcaacagcagcagcagcagcagctgccgacGGCGCACAGCGGACGCGGCAGCAGCTCTGAGGATTACGACAGCGGCGAGCTGATTTCCAATAAACTTAACATCACCAGCGGCAATCTCACTTACCGCATTCCCTCGCCCTCGCGCCCCGCCATACAGGCCAACAGCTTTCAGGATCCACGTGGAGGGGGCggcaacggaaacggaaacggtAGTGGTAGCGGCGAGGAGCAGCGGCCCGAAAAGGGCTTCTATATATCCTTCGACAACGATCAGCCGAAGCGACCGAAGCCGCCACTGCGCGCCAAGAAGTCACCCAAAAAGGAGCCCAGCAGGGATAATGTGGACAACCAAGTTGTCCTTAAACGTGAATCGCTAAGTCAActgcacaacagcaacaattttgcCAGCGAGGAGGCCAAAAACGCAACTGCTGCCAGGCACAGCATCCACAACTTCCCCGGCGTCcaagccaatgccaatgccaatccAGCCGGCAACGCAACCTACAACAAATACACAGACGAGCCGCCTATCCAGCTGCGCCAAATAACAGCATCGGCGGCCGAACCCAATGTCCACGAGCGCCGGCATCTCGAGGACCTCACCaatcagccgcagcagcagcagcagcaacagccgctcTCGCCATCTCGATTAAGGGCCGAacatagcagcagcagcgccgagGCGGCCAAGAAAAAAGCGCTGGTCATTGGCGTCGATGCGACCAATCTAGATCCG GAATCTGTGGACGAAATGGAACGTCGCAAAGAGAAGATAATGTTGCTTTCCCTGCAACGCCGACAGCAGCAAGAGGAGGCCAAGGCGCGAAAGGAGATAGAGGCATCCCAAAAACGAGAAAAGGAACGAGAAAAGGAGGAAGAGCGCGCGCGCAAAAAGGAGGAACAGGTGGCGCGACGTGCGGCCATATTGGAACAACATAGACTAAAAAAAGCCATCGAGGAAGCCGAGCGAGAA GGTAAAACTCTGGACCGGCCCGATTTACATGTAAAACTGCAGCCACAGTCTTCAAACGCGTCCACGCCGCGTCTTAGACAGCAACGTGTGACTAGGCCACGGCCCAAAACGATCCACGTCGACGACGCCAGTGTGGACATTAGTGAGGCTTCAAGCCTATCCAGTCGGGGCAAAAAAGGCTCAAGTTCAAACCTAACCG GCTACGGTCAACTAAGCTCCAATTCAATGAAAAGAGACTTTTATAGGGGCTCGCAAGACTCCCTTACAGTTAAAg AGCCAGCCGTCGAAAGGGGCCGCACCCTGTCGCGTATATCAGTTGCTAAGGGGAGCACGCTTAATTTCCGTGGCCGAAAATCCAATTCGCTAATGAATTTGTGCG GTCCAAAATTGTACAAACAACCAGCGGCCAAATCAAATCGCGGCATTATACTAAATGCCGTTGAGTACTGCGTTTTTCCCGGCGCCGTTAACCGTGAAGCCAAACAGAAAGTGCTCGAGAAGATCGCACGCTCGGAGGCCAAACACTTCCTCGTACTCTTCCGGGATGCGGGCTGCCAATTCCGCGCCCTCTACAGTTACATGCCGGAGACGGATCAAGTGACGAAGCTGTACGGCACGGGACCTAGTCAAGTCGACGAAGTCATGTTCGATAAATTCTTCAA ATACAACTCAGGTGGGAAATGCTTCTCACAGGTGCACACAAAGCATCTGACCGTCACGATAGACGCCTTCACAATACACAACTCACTGTGGCAGGGCAAGCGGGTGCAGTTGCCCAGCAAAAAGGACATGGCGCTTGTGATTTAA